In the genome of Polaribacter sp. MED152, one region contains:
- a CDS encoding PH domain-containing protein, which translates to MGLFNKILGNASEVSSEKLTEKYGRLLVQNESIELGFKLLRDTFMFTDKRLILIEIQGITGSKIEYKTLPYKSISRFSLETSGTFDLDAELKIWISSEDMPSISKKFNKSIDVYEVQKYLATKIM; encoded by the coding sequence ATGGGATTATTCAATAAAATTTTAGGGAACGCAAGTGAAGTATCTTCTGAGAAACTAACTGAAAAATACGGTAGATTACTAGTTCAAAATGAAAGTATTGAGTTAGGATTCAAACTCTTAAGAGATACTTTTATGTTTACAGATAAACGTCTAATTCTAATTGAAATTCAAGGAATTACAGGAAGTAAAATAGAATATAAAACGTTGCCTTATAAAAGTATTTCAAGGTTTTCTTTAGAAACTTCTGGCACATTTGATTTGGATGCTGAACTAAAAATTTGGATTTCAAGTGAAGACATGCCCTCAATAAGTAAAAAGTTCAATAAGAGCATAGACGTTTATGAAGTACAAAAGTACTTGGCAACTAAAATCATGTAA
- the radC gene encoding DNA repair protein RadC, which produces MEKLTIKTWAIDDRPREKLLAKGKSALSDAELIAILIGSGNRQESAVALSQRILKSVEGNINQLAKLTVEKLSTFKGIGEAKAIAIITALELGKRRQLETALEKPKITSSKAVFNLMQPIIGDLEHEEFWVLFLNNSNKVLAKTQISKGGLTATVVDIRLLFKRAIELASVGMIVCHNHPSGKLEPSQADKQLTEKIKRAGTTLDIKLLDHLIITEKWYFSFADEGIL; this is translated from the coding sequence ATGGAAAAGTTAACCATAAAAACCTGGGCTATTGATGATAGACCTCGAGAAAAGTTACTGGCTAAAGGAAAAAGTGCATTGTCTGATGCAGAATTAATCGCCATTTTAATTGGTTCTGGAAATAGGCAAGAAAGTGCAGTAGCATTATCTCAACGAATTTTAAAATCGGTAGAAGGTAATATAAATCAGCTAGCAAAGCTTACTGTAGAAAAGCTTTCTACCTTTAAAGGTATAGGAGAAGCAAAAGCAATTGCAATAATTACTGCTTTAGAATTAGGCAAAAGAAGGCAATTAGAAACAGCTTTAGAAAAACCAAAAATTACAAGTAGTAAAGCTGTGTTTAATTTGATGCAACCTATAATTGGAGATTTAGAGCACGAAGAGTTTTGGGTGCTTTTTCTAAATAATTCAAACAAAGTATTGGCCAAAACCCAAATTAGTAAAGGTGGCCTAACTGCAACTGTTGTAGATATAAGGCTACTTTTTAAACGAGCTATAGAGTTGGCTTCAGTAGGCATGATTGTGTGTCATAATCATCCTTCAGGAAAATTAGAACCTAGCCAAGCAGATAAACAGCTCACAGAAAAAATTAAAAGAGCAGGAACAACTTTAGATATAAAACTGTTAGATCATCTAATAATTACTGAAAAATGGTATTTTAGCTTTGCAGATGAAGGCATCTTATAA
- the trkA gene encoding Trk system potassium transporter TrkA: MKIIIAGAGDVGFHLAKLLSYESQDTYIIDFDGEKLNYINNHLDVITQKGDATSIKLLKEIGIDSADLLIAVTDSQNTNFTISVIGKSLGAKKTIARIDNPEFLNDCEVDFSKFGLDFMISPQELAANEIKLLLNQSSFNDTVAFESGLFNVMGTELSYKSPLVDLTVKEAKQKFSNVDFITIAIKRENVAQTIIPRGDTTYRIDDQVYFSVPNYSMEDLYPIIGKKQFDIKNVLILGGSSIGEKTARSLCEDNFKVKLIEKNREKAEMLAETLCDTLVINGDGRDLELLEEENIRETDAFIAVTGNSETNIMSCLVAKSKGVKKTIALVENMDYIDISQTIGIQSLINKKLIAASNIFKHIRKGEILELANLHNIDAEVFEFEVRPNAKVTKHPIRDLRFPREAVFGGVIRDGNALMSFGDMQIQSGDKVIVFCLPEAIGTVERFFN; this comes from the coding sequence ATGAAGATTATAATAGCAGGTGCTGGAGATGTAGGTTTTCATTTAGCAAAATTACTTTCTTACGAATCTCAAGATACTTACATCATCGACTTTGATGGTGAAAAATTAAACTATATTAATAATCATTTAGATGTAATAACACAAAAAGGTGATGCCACTTCTATAAAATTATTAAAGGAAATTGGTATCGATTCTGCAGACCTTCTTATTGCTGTAACAGATAGCCAAAACACAAATTTTACAATTTCGGTAATTGGTAAATCTTTAGGCGCTAAAAAAACCATCGCAAGAATTGACAATCCTGAATTTTTAAATGATTGTGAGGTTGACTTTTCTAAGTTTGGTTTAGATTTTATGATATCGCCTCAAGAATTGGCAGCGAATGAAATAAAATTATTGTTAAATCAATCTTCATTTAACGATACTGTTGCTTTTGAAAGTGGATTGTTTAATGTTATGGGTACTGAGCTTTCTTACAAATCGCCTTTGGTAGATTTAACCGTAAAAGAGGCCAAACAGAAGTTTTCGAATGTAGATTTTATTACAATTGCTATTAAACGTGAAAACGTTGCTCAAACCATTATTCCTAGAGGGGATACCACGTATAGAATAGATGATCAAGTGTATTTTTCTGTACCAAATTACAGTATGGAAGACCTTTACCCTATTATTGGTAAGAAGCAATTTGATATTAAAAATGTACTTATTTTAGGTGGAAGTAGTATTGGAGAAAAAACTGCCAGAAGCCTTTGCGAAGATAATTTTAAAGTAAAGTTGATTGAGAAAAACAGGGAGAAAGCAGAAATGCTTGCAGAAACCTTATGTGATACTTTAGTGATTAATGGTGATGGACGTGATTTAGAATTATTAGAAGAAGAAAATATTAGAGAAACTGATGCTTTTATTGCGGTTACAGGTAATTCTGAAACTAACATCATGTCTTGCTTGGTAGCAAAATCTAAAGGGGTTAAGAAAACCATAGCCTTAGTTGAAAATATGGATTATATTGATATTTCACAAACTATTGGTATACAATCCTTAATTAATAAAAAGCTAATTGCTGCAAGTAATATTTTTAAGCATATTAGAAAAGGTGAAATTTTAGAGTTGGCCAATTTGCACAATATAGATGCAGAAGTATTTGAATTTGAAGTAAGACCAAATGCAAAAGTAACCAAACACCCAATTAGAGATTTACGCTTTCCTAGAGAAGCCGTTTTTGGAGGTGTTATAAGAGATGGTAATGCTTTAATGTCTTTTGGAGATATGCAAATTCAGAGTGGAGATAAAGTAATTGTATTTTGTTTACCAGAAGCTATTGGTACAGTAGAGCGTTTTTTTAATTAA
- a CDS encoding carboxypeptidase regulatory-like domain-containing protein, which produces MKVNNLVLTLAILIGFTSCGGSDDSMTNPITSANISGSVNLYDESVTQIDNNGMTIKVEGTSISTTTDTDGKFTLTDVPFGTYTLTYEKSGYGTFKRFDVDHNNGNTFIPDAPSLGQKSTTSVTNLSINSSSSFPVIITTTTNPVANQADTRYIRFFFSTDANVSSTNYDSVLETYPINNTPHNLNLSQASLDALGFASGTMVYVKSYGESFWGNQYDDPDLGRQIFPNLNLNSAAAVSFIMP; this is translated from the coding sequence ATGAAAGTAAATAATTTGGTTCTCACCTTAGCAATTCTAATTGGTTTTACTTCGTGTGGTGGAAGTGATGATTCAATGACAAATCCTATTACCTCTGCAAACATTAGTGGTTCAGTAAATTTGTATGATGAGTCAGTAACACAAATTGATAATAATGGGATGACTATTAAAGTAGAAGGAACCTCTATTTCAACGACTACTGATACAGATGGAAAATTCACATTGACAGACGTACCTTTTGGCACATATACTTTGACTTATGAAAAATCGGGTTATGGTACATTTAAAAGGTTTGATGTTGATCATAATAATGGAAATACTTTTATACCAGATGCACCATCATTAGGCCAGAAATCAACAACCTCAGTAACAAACTTAAGTATTAATTCAAGCAGTAGTTTTCCTGTAATCATTACTACAACTACAAACCCTGTTGCAAATCAAGCAGATACAAGATATATTCGATTTTTCTTTTCTACAGACGCAAACGTTAGTAGTACAAATTACGATTCTGTACTTGAAACTTACCCTATAAACAATACTCCTCACAATCTAAATTTAAGTCAGGCCTCATTAGATGCTTTAGGTTTTGCCAGTGGAACTATGGTTTATGTGAAAAGTTATGGAGAATCATTTTGGGGAAATCAATATGATGATCCTGACTTAGGAAGACAGATTTTTCCGAATTTAAATTTAAATTCAGCTGCTGCAGTTTCATTTATAATGCCTTAA
- a CDS encoding acyltransferase family protein, with the protein MRKNERLYYFDWLRVLAFWLLIFFHSWQPFNNFHWLIKSNNTSIIADILTVFTHGWRLHLIFLVSGLGTWFAMKTTKKQFFKNRFKRLIIPFTFASLFITPSQRFFQALQDKEAFQNYFYFLEGYPSRILDHDFSFSFLLWFKEIGIHLWYLPYLLVMTFVLYPIFTKIKNKEIKFDWIKNVMNKPYGIFVLALPIFTCRLILKPIFPAYTDWADFFTYLWSFLYGFVLINDIDYWMVIIKRNKNKLLIVGVLCSLSLIIGSSNENLVSAYLNPKFDWYHVLISTLSALIAFSWIMYFVALFSEKMNFKSFILPEANNSILPIYVLHQSIIVAVGYYIVQLNLGSLIEFLIILITTILVCLLLYKFLKRHAVLKTLFGIK; encoded by the coding sequence ATGCGTAAAAACGAAAGACTATATTATTTTGATTGGTTGAGAGTACTTGCTTTTTGGTTACTTATTTTTTTCCATTCTTGGCAACCTTTTAATAACTTCCATTGGCTTATAAAAAGTAACAATACCTCCATTATTGCTGATATATTAACCGTTTTTACGCATGGATGGAGGCTACATCTTATTTTTTTGGTTTCTGGATTAGGCACTTGGTTTGCTATGAAAACAACCAAAAAACAGTTTTTTAAAAACCGATTTAAAAGATTAATCATTCCGTTTACTTTTGCTTCATTATTCATTACACCTTCTCAACGATTTTTTCAGGCACTTCAAGATAAAGAAGCATTTCAGAATTATTTTTATTTTTTAGAAGGCTATCCTTCACGAATTTTAGACCATGATTTTTCATTTAGCTTTTTGCTATGGTTCAAAGAAATTGGTATTCATCTTTGGTATTTGCCATATTTACTAGTAATGACTTTTGTGTTGTATCCTATTTTTACAAAAATCAAAAACAAGGAAATTAAATTTGATTGGATAAAAAATGTCATGAATAAACCCTATGGTATTTTTGTATTGGCCTTACCCATTTTTACATGTAGACTCATATTAAAACCCATTTTTCCAGCTTACACAGATTGGGCTGATTTCTTCACCTATTTATGGTCATTTTTATATGGATTTGTTTTAATAAATGATATTGATTATTGGATGGTTATTATTAAAAGAAATAAAAATAAACTTTTAATAGTAGGTGTTCTGTGCTCTTTGTCATTAATAATAGGTTCAAGCAATGAAAACTTGGTAAGTGCATATTTGAATCCTAAATTTGACTGGTATCATGTGTTAATTTCTACTTTAAGTGCTTTAATTGCGTTTTCTTGGATCATGTATTTTGTGGCCTTATTTTCAGAAAAAATGAATTTTAAAAGCTTCATTTTACCTGAAGCCAATAACAGCATCTTACCCATATATGTGCTACACCAAAGCATTATAGTAGCAGTCGGTTATTACATAGTTCAATTAAATTTAGGAAGTCTCATTGAATTTCTTATCATTTTAATCACCACTATTCTTGTTTGTTTGTTATTATACAAATTTTTAAAGCGTCATGCAGTTTTAAAAACATTATTTGGCATAAAGTAA
- a CDS encoding TrkH family potassium uptake protein, which produces MNNLNLKIIYRFLGITAILNGCFMFIAFPFSFFSEEKEAWGILNAGIITVFIGLLLFFFNKPTHKNIQKKEGYLIVTFGWLILSITGMLPYLLSGAIPTVSDAFFETISGYSTTGSSILTNIEAMPKGILFWRSATHWIGGMGIIVLTIAILPLLGIGGMQLFMAEAPGPSADKLHPRITDTAKRLYLIYVVLTFAEFFLLKAAGMTWFDAINHAMATVSTGGFSTKTDSIAFYNGSPIIQYIIIFFMFIAGTNFVLTYFALKGKVKKVYESEEFRYYFFGILGISMIISVIIIFFKDETMVTTLAHPEVLGKTESAIRHSLFMVTSVVTTTGFVSADFTMWNFFATGIFFALFFTGGSAGSTSGGVKVVRHIVMLKNSFLEFKKALHPNAIIPVRYDGKSVNQTIVFNIISFFIIYMLIFIMASVTLTLLGLDFLSALGAAASSLGNIGPAIGSVSPVDNFAHLTAPAKWFCSFLMLIGRLELFTVLILFTPFFWRKN; this is translated from the coding sequence ATGAACAACTTGAACCTTAAGATTATATATCGTTTTTTAGGAATCACTGCTATTCTTAATGGTTGCTTTATGTTTATCGCATTTCCTTTTAGTTTCTTTTCTGAAGAAAAAGAAGCTTGGGGAATTTTAAATGCTGGTATTATAACTGTTTTTATTGGCTTATTACTTTTCTTTTTCAATAAACCCACACATAAAAATATTCAGAAAAAAGAAGGATACTTAATTGTAACGTTTGGTTGGTTGATACTTTCTATTACAGGAATGCTACCCTATTTATTATCTGGTGCAATACCTACTGTTTCAGATGCATTTTTCGAAACAATATCTGGTTATTCTACAACAGGCTCTTCCATTTTAACAAATATAGAAGCTATGCCTAAAGGTATTCTCTTTTGGAGAAGTGCCACACATTGGATTGGAGGTATGGGTATTATTGTATTAACCATTGCCATTTTACCACTCTTAGGAATTGGAGGTATGCAATTGTTTATGGCAGAAGCTCCTGGGCCATCTGCAGACAAACTGCATCCTAGAATTACAGATACTGCAAAACGTTTGTACCTTATTTATGTGGTATTAACCTTTGCTGAATTCTTTTTATTAAAAGCGGCAGGTATGACATGGTTTGATGCTATTAATCATGCAATGGCCACAGTAAGTACAGGAGGTTTCTCAACAAAAACCGATAGTATTGCCTTTTATAATGGATCACCTATTATACAATATATTATTATATTCTTTATGTTCATTGCTGGTACTAACTTTGTACTGACCTATTTTGCATTAAAAGGTAAGGTTAAAAAAGTATATGAAAGTGAAGAATTTAGATACTATTTCTTCGGAATTTTAGGTATTTCTATGATAATTTCTGTAATCATCATCTTTTTTAAAGATGAAACAATGGTTACTACACTTGCACATCCTGAGGTATTAGGTAAAACCGAAAGTGCCATAAGACATTCTTTATTTATGGTAACCTCTGTAGTTACAACCACAGGTTTTGTTTCTGCTGATTTTACTATGTGGAATTTCTTTGCAACCGGAATTTTCTTCGCATTATTCTTTACTGGTGGTTCTGCTGGTTCTACGAGTGGTGGTGTAAAAGTTGTTAGGCACATTGTAATGTTAAAGAATAGCTTTTTAGAATTTAAAAAAGCGCTACATCCTAATGCAATTATACCTGTAAGATATGATGGTAAATCTGTGAATCAAACCATTGTATTTAATATCATTTCTTTCTTTATAATTTACATGCTTATATTTATTATGGCCTCTGTAACCTTAACGCTTTTAGGTTTAGACTTTTTGTCTGCTTTGGGTGCTGCAGCCTCTTCTTTAGGTAATATTGGTCCTGCAATTGGCTCTGTAAGCCCAGTAGATAACTTTGCCCATTTAACTGCGCCTGCAAAATGGTTTTGTTCTTTCTTAATGTTAATTGGTAGATTAGAATTGTTTACGGTATTAATATTATTTACACCTTTCTTTTGGAGAAAAAACTAA
- a CDS encoding lamin tail domain-containing protein: MKHKNFLKILAITLFSSFFSYSQTISDDFEDGNLTGWTEGTSGDWTNSTSSPITGTRSLKHNLSSVSGESYIYHDISALDLTNEDTSWQFNLANGAWDPSGSNKFWVYLTANETDLSSSTVDGYAVGVNLTGTSDILTLWKVTNGAADGAIVTSSLDWGSGDTVGIKVTRSSTGTWELSIDSDGGFDSLVSSGSAVNSDYTHDGSFGLFFEFTSSRAGLLRMDDITVQGAAPSSDPSVTFDTATSAENETDSDVVTSGVPITLSNYNTDVTITATINGSSTAEAGDYTLDVTPLTFDANETLVLPLTIKDDTDSDDETIVINFTVTSGTADLGISTHTVTITDNELPNLVINEFMADPDSTNGDANGDGSVDSFDDEFIEIYNASGGELNIGGYTIEDSSVLTHTFPKGTILPTAGTIVVFGGGTPTNIPSLTQVSSEGSVSLNNGGDTIIIKDAGGTIVTSYTYGSEGGNNISLARNPDLTGGFVTHDNVTGNGGVLFSPGRDNTDNTGFYNTWSGTTNNVWSTATNWLDSDNPSAASDNIYIPSGLTNYPTASSTVTVNATFIGSGASLIAQSTYSGTIYYQRNLGTTNWYLVSSPVGGEIMTDMRANNDFASGTAPNIGFAPYDNSQASSNDRWDYFANTATTALVDGKGYSTKLASAGNITFSGSMNVSDFTSINLSDNSGGSGNAFNLMGNPYPSFISISSLLSANDSGGNDLLTESTIWIWNEETSTYDQRNSATIGANAFIAPGQGFFVNADGASTTFNITEAMQSHGSGESFQKNSRTEIKLFLSDESKIRKSEIYYLNGTTTNFDNGYDSSIFGGITNDFQVYTKHVTNSNVNEQELGIQSLPNSNYENMVIPIGVIADANKEIAFSTEVTNLPEGLNVYLEDRTANTFTQLDEENSEYKITLTEKLDGIGRFYLHTKSSALNLKEVDLNSIRIYQTTNSNLMIAGLPQGKSTFKLFNLLGKEVLNNSFASSGNNKIVLPNLASGIYIVQLETESGKLNKKITLE; encoded by the coding sequence ATGAAACACAAAAACTTTTTAAAAATTTTAGCTATAACATTATTTTCTTCTTTTTTTTCATATTCACAAACAATTAGTGATGATTTTGAAGATGGAAATTTAACGGGTTGGACTGAAGGTACTTCAGGCGATTGGACAAATTCAACTTCATCACCAATTACTGGAACAAGGTCACTAAAACATAATTTATCAAGCGTATCTGGTGAAAGTTATATTTATCACGATATATCCGCATTAGACTTAACAAACGAAGATACTAGTTGGCAATTTAATCTAGCAAATGGTGCTTGGGACCCATCAGGTAGCAATAAGTTTTGGGTTTATTTAACTGCAAATGAAACAGATTTAAGTTCTTCAACTGTAGATGGTTACGCAGTAGGTGTTAATCTAACAGGTACATCTGATATTTTAACTTTGTGGAAAGTAACAAATGGTGCTGCAGATGGTGCTATTGTTACATCTAGTTTAGATTGGGGCTCAGGTGATACAGTAGGCATAAAAGTAACAAGGAGTTCAACTGGTACCTGGGAATTATCTATAGATTCGGATGGTGGTTTTGACTCACTTGTCTCTTCTGGTTCTGCAGTAAATTCAGACTATACACATGATGGTAGTTTTGGTTTGTTTTTTGAATTCACAAGTTCTAGAGCTGGATTACTAAGAATGGATGATATTACTGTACAAGGTGCTGCTCCCAGCTCTGATCCAAGTGTTACGTTTGATACAGCTACAAGTGCTGAAAATGAAACTGATAGTGATGTTGTAACTTCTGGAGTTCCAATTACACTTTCAAATTATAATACTGATGTTACAATTACTGCAACTATAAATGGGAGTAGTACAGCAGAAGCTGGAGATTACACTTTGGATGTTACACCACTAACATTTGATGCCAATGAAACTTTAGTACTTCCATTAACGATAAAAGATGATACTGATTCTGACGATGAGACAATAGTAATAAATTTTACTGTGACTTCTGGTACAGCAGATTTAGGAATAAGTACACATACTGTTACAATTACCGATAATGAATTACCAAATTTGGTTATTAATGAATTTATGGCAGACCCAGATTCTACAAATGGAGATGCAAATGGAGATGGCTCTGTGGATTCATTTGATGATGAGTTTATTGAAATCTACAATGCTTCAGGAGGTGAGCTGAATATAGGTGGATATACCATTGAAGACAGTAGTGTATTAACACATACATTCCCAAAAGGAACTATATTGCCTACAGCTGGAACTATTGTTGTGTTTGGTGGTGGTACACCAACAAATATACCTTCATTAACACAGGTATCATCTGAGGGTTCTGTAAGTCTAAATAATGGAGGAGACACAATAATTATAAAAGATGCTGGTGGAACAATTGTAACTTCTTATACCTATGGCAGTGAAGGAGGTAATAATATTTCATTAGCAAGAAATCCAGATTTAACTGGTGGTTTTGTTACACATGATAATGTAACTGGAAATGGAGGGGTTTTATTTTCTCCAGGAAGAGACAATACAGATAATACTGGTTTTTATAATACATGGTCTGGAACAACCAATAATGTTTGGAGTACAGCTACTAACTGGCTTGATAGTGATAATCCGTCAGCTGCATCAGATAATATATACATCCCAAGTGGCTTAACAAATTATCCAACAGCTAGTTCTACAGTTACTGTTAACGCTACTTTTATTGGATCAGGAGCTTCTTTAATAGCTCAAAGTACTTATTCAGGTACAATTTATTACCAAAGAAATTTAGGAACTACAAATTGGTACTTAGTTTCAAGTCCTGTTGGAGGGGAAATTATGACGGATATGAGAGCGAACAATGACTTTGCAAGCGGAACAGCGCCTAACATTGGTTTTGCTCCTTATGATAATTCTCAAGCTAGTAGCAATGATAGATGGGATTACTTTGCTAATACAGCAACAACTGCTTTAGTTGACGGAAAAGGTTACTCTACAAAATTAGCATCAGCTGGTAATATTACTTTTTCTGGATCAATGAATGTTAGTGATTTCACATCAATAAACCTATCAGATAATAGTGGTGGTAGTGGAAACGCTTTTAACTTAATGGGTAATCCTTACCCTTCATTTATTTCTATTTCTTCCTTATTAAGTGCTAACGATTCTGGTGGAAATGATTTATTAACAGAATCTACAATTTGGATTTGGAATGAAGAAACGAGCACTTACGATCAGAGAAATTCGGCAACTATAGGTGCGAATGCATTTATAGCACCTGGACAAGGTTTCTTTGTTAATGCAGATGGTGCTAGTACAACTTTTAATATTACAGAGGCTATGCAATCACATGGCTCAGGAGAATCATTTCAAAAAAACAGTAGAACAGAAATTAAATTATTTCTTTCAGATGAGTCAAAAATAAGAAAATCGGAAATTTATTATTTAAATGGTACTACAACCAATTTTGATAATGGTTACGATAGTTCAATTTTTGGAGGTATTACAAATGATTTTCAAGTTTATACGAAACATGTGACTAATAGTAATGTTAATGAACAGGAATTAGGGATACAATCACTACCAAACTCAAATTACGAAAATATGGTAATACCAATTGGAGTAATAGCAGATGCAAACAAAGAAATTGCTTTTTCTACTGAAGTTACGAATTTACCTGAAGGCCTAAATGTGTACTTAGAAGATAGAACTGCAAATACATTTACCCAATTAGATGAAGAAAACTCTGAATACAAAATAACGCTAACCGAAAAATTAGATGGAATAGGTCGTTTTTACCTCCACACTAAATCTAGTGCACTTAATTTAAAAGAAGTAGATCTGAATTCAATTCGTATTTACCAAACTACAAATTCTAACTTAATGATAGCAGGTTTACCACAAGGTAAATCAACCTTTAAATTATTTAATCTATTAGGTAAAGAAGTATTGAATAATTCATTTGCGAGCAGTGGAAATAATAAAATTGTTCTACCAAATTTAGCTAGCGGAATTTATATTGTTCAGTTAGAAACTGAATCAGGAAAATTGAATAAAAAAATCACTTTAGAATAA
- a CDS encoding nucleotidyltransferase family protein, translated as MNYRKTLFFIAECLTINTISKNKKRIENQLKTNAVNWDDIVKLSTAHYVFPALFCNLKKANFLAYLPEDLVAYMQHITNLNRERNQGIIDQARELNNLLIANQIQPVFLKGTGNLLEGLYEDIAERMVGDIDFIFSKEDYPKVISILEANGYTKVHQTEYHFPQFKHHPRLQKEGAIAAVEIHKELLIEKYADEFNYELIAKDVQEINGFQVMSYNNQLALSIIAKQINDAGFYYKDLALRNAYDVFLLSQKTKALSAFDHFKTLKNPLNCFLASCYSTLNKPECLAYKSTLEIEEYLSIFEAQLNNSSLRAKNFKAAERKLFIKSRANILYKSVFDKEYRKWLSKRVTDKNWQQEKLVQLGFKKN; from the coding sequence ATGAATTATAGAAAAACACTTTTTTTTATTGCTGAATGTTTAACCATAAACACGATATCCAAAAATAAGAAAAGAATAGAAAATCAGTTAAAAACCAATGCCGTAAATTGGGATGATATTGTAAAACTTAGTACCGCTCATTATGTGTTTCCTGCATTATTTTGTAATCTTAAAAAAGCAAATTTTTTAGCCTATTTACCTGAAGATTTAGTTGCCTACATGCAACATATTACAAACTTAAATAGAGAAAGAAATCAGGGAATTATAGACCAAGCTAGAGAGCTAAATAACCTATTGATAGCAAACCAAATACAACCTGTTTTTCTTAAAGGTACAGGTAATTTATTAGAAGGATTGTATGAAGATATTGCAGAACGAATGGTGGGTGATATCGATTTTATTTTTTCAAAAGAAGATTATCCTAAAGTTATCTCAATTTTAGAGGCAAATGGATATACAAAGGTTCATCAAACTGAATATCATTTCCCTCAATTCAAACATCATCCTAGATTACAGAAAGAAGGAGCAATTGCTGCTGTAGAAATTCATAAGGAATTATTAATTGAAAAATATGCAGATGAATTTAATTATGAGCTTATCGCAAAAGATGTCCAAGAAATAAATGGATTTCAAGTGATGAGCTATAATAATCAACTTGCACTATCTATAATTGCCAAACAGATTAACGATGCTGGTTTTTATTATAAAGACTTAGCATTAAGAAATGCTTATGATGTTTTTTTATTATCACAAAAAACCAAGGCATTATCTGCTTTTGATCATTTTAAAACCTTAAAAAACCCTTTAAATTGCTTTCTTGCAAGTTGCTATAGCACTTTGAATAAACCTGAGTGTCTGGCATACAAATCAACTTTAGAAATAGAAGAGTATTTGTCAATTTTTGAAGCGCAATTGAATAACAGTTCTTTAAGAGCTAAAAACTTTAAAGCTGCAGAACGAAAATTATTTATAAAGTCGCGTGCTAACATCCTTTACAAATCAGTCTTTGATAAAGAGTACAGAAAATGGCTCTCTAAAAGAGTTACTGATAAAAATTGGCAACAAGAAAAATTAGTTCAACTTGGTTTCAAAAAAAACTAA